In the genome of Paenibacillus pabuli, one region contains:
- a CDS encoding SMI1/KNR4 family protein encodes MIEQAELLWRRIIAKGTGANADFEVALNLQSGASDKDFQSVENQLGVTLPEEMKAMYRVHNGQAWNIGVAPFVRNLTLSPLDQVKENWVFLQEEFDPDDMEPEIDDDAIKPVLWSPKWIPIAENGGGDYLCLDTDPSSSGTVGQVLYFWHDWGHRSVEAAGLFEFIQKCMEEDEDDAT; translated from the coding sequence ATGATCGAGCAAGCAGAGCTGCTGTGGCGGCGTATTATTGCAAAAGGTACGGGAGCAAATGCAGATTTTGAGGTAGCGCTCAATCTTCAATCTGGTGCAAGCGATAAAGATTTTCAATCTGTGGAAAATCAACTTGGCGTGACATTGCCTGAAGAGATGAAGGCTATGTATCGTGTGCATAATGGACAAGCCTGGAATATTGGCGTAGCTCCATTTGTTCGTAACCTGACATTATCACCTCTGGATCAGGTGAAGGAGAACTGGGTGTTTTTACAGGAAGAATTCGACCCGGACGACATGGAGCCCGAGATTGACGATGATGCCATTAAGCCTGTGCTGTGGAGTCCCAAATGGATTCCGATTGCGGAAAATGGTGGTGGGGATTATCTGTGTCTGGACACAGATCCATCTAGTTCTGGAACTGTGGGACAGGTGTTGTACTTTTGGCATGATTGGGGTCATCGGTCGGTTGAGGCTGCGGGATTATTTGAATTTATTCAGAAGTGCATGGAAGAAGATGAGGACGATGCAACGTAG
- a CDS encoding cache domain-containing sensor histidine kinase, whose product MSRIRTMYKNYLKKKMFNKILLFYSMVMVLLFISIAVLAYRYYEQRVVQEQMDASLQELDIVSINLNQQYERLYNAVQQIYTDAMIGDDLKYFLTHEYEDFLNWRLNQYAYSYRTERGNFDYQLRLLLKDEASIANVVLYSTDQDFFYVLNRETQHFYYHPKLSAGHQDWLQHLRSAPWQYMGSEPLFEGKMADEPTPYSYANVLKDSVTLKQYGAIMFELNTDRIKGLLRDRLGGKESRIMLMTGEGEVIFDSQGKYDNTVYPYWGKMNLPEDWVELEERSKVQLLNIGNTGMVVASIIPESQIKQSLQAIRFSLIGIVILCIMISIAVTFTIIRRYSKKIHRLVLYMRRWQEGDLSKRIEMEGEDELQQISQRFNHMCDRLESYIETVYVSEIKQKNAQLVALQAQINPHFLYNTLESIRMKAISLGARDVGQMIYILATMFRHLIKKQTHVTLAEEIELCGMYLALVQYRYEDKLHVETHIENAAAGSMVVKLLVQPIIENYIVHGFRTNDDDNRISITAEEENGVIRIRVKDNGKGISAERLLELQQGLHKGDEAAETSDRSLGLKNVHDRIRLNYGSDYGLHLNSVEGEGCEVTISIPVTREETG is encoded by the coding sequence ATGTCCAGGATACGAACCATGTATAAGAACTATTTGAAGAAAAAAATGTTCAACAAAATTCTGCTGTTTTATTCCATGGTCATGGTTCTGTTGTTCATCAGCATCGCGGTGTTGGCCTACCGCTATTATGAACAGCGAGTGGTGCAGGAACAAATGGATGCCAGTTTGCAGGAGCTGGATATTGTCAGTATTAACCTGAATCAGCAGTACGAACGGCTGTATAATGCCGTGCAGCAGATCTATACCGACGCCATGATCGGCGATGATCTAAAGTATTTTTTGACTCATGAATACGAGGATTTTCTCAATTGGCGCCTGAATCAATATGCTTACAGCTACCGTACGGAGCGAGGGAATTTCGATTATCAATTACGTCTGCTGCTAAAGGATGAGGCTTCAATTGCAAATGTCGTGTTATACAGCACGGATCAGGATTTCTTCTATGTTCTTAATCGGGAGACCCAGCACTTCTACTATCATCCCAAGCTGTCTGCAGGGCATCAGGACTGGTTGCAGCATCTGAGGAGTGCACCCTGGCAGTACATGGGCAGCGAACCGCTTTTCGAAGGGAAAATGGCTGATGAGCCTACTCCTTATAGTTACGCGAATGTGCTCAAAGACTCCGTAACATTGAAGCAGTACGGTGCAATTATGTTTGAGCTGAATACAGACCGCATCAAAGGGCTGCTTCGAGACAGACTGGGCGGCAAGGAAAGTCGGATCATGCTGATGACCGGGGAAGGGGAGGTAATTTTCGATTCGCAGGGCAAGTATGATAACACCGTCTACCCCTACTGGGGGAAGATGAATTTGCCGGAGGATTGGGTGGAACTGGAGGAGCGCTCCAAGGTGCAGCTGCTGAATATCGGGAATACGGGAATGGTCGTGGCTTCTATTATTCCGGAGTCGCAAATCAAACAGAGCCTTCAGGCGATTCGTTTCAGCCTCATTGGGATTGTGATTCTGTGCATCATGATTAGCATCGCGGTGACGTTCACCATCATCCGCCGTTATTCCAAAAAAATTCACAGACTTGTGCTTTACATGCGGCGCTGGCAGGAGGGTGATCTGAGTAAACGTATCGAGATGGAGGGGGAAGATGAGCTGCAGCAGATTTCGCAGAGATTTAATCATATGTGTGATCGGCTGGAGTCTTACATAGAAACGGTATATGTGTCGGAGATTAAGCAAAAAAATGCGCAGCTTGTCGCGTTGCAAGCCCAGATCAATCCCCATTTTCTGTACAATACGTTGGAAAGCATCCGCATGAAAGCCATCAGTTTGGGAGCGAGGGATGTTGGGCAGATGATTTATATTCTCGCCACAATGTTCCGTCATTTGATCAAAAAGCAGACACATGTAACCTTGGCGGAGGAAATAGAGCTGTGCGGCATGTACCTGGCTTTGGTCCAATATCGGTATGAGGACAAGCTGCACGTAGAGACCCATATCGAGAATGCAGCGGCGGGAAGCATGGTCGTCAAGCTGCTGGTCCAGCCAATTATTGAGAATTACATTGTGCATGGTTTTCGTACGAATGATGATGATAACCGGATCTCCATCACAGCCGAAGAAGAGAACGGCGTAATTCGTATCCGTGTGAAGGATAACGGAAAGGGGATTTCCGCGGAGAGATTGCTTGAACTGCAACAAGGGTTGCATAAGGGCGATGAAGCTGCTGAGACATCTGACCGATCTTTGGGTCTTAAGAACGTCCATGACCGCATACGTCTGAATTATGGCAGTGATTATGGTCTGCACCTGAACAGTGTGGAGGGCGAGGGGTGTGAAGTGACCATCAGCATTCCAGTTACAAGGGAGGAAACGGGATGA
- a CDS encoding LLM class flavin-dependent oxidoreductase, with amino-acid sequence MSQRRLRLGANLNGVGNSISFWRHPDIPINASVNLDFYKKQAIKAEEGKFDLLFIADGLFINEKSNPHFLNRFEPLTLLSVLAGATSHIGLVATLSTSYSEPFTVARQFASLDHISGGRAGWNVVTSPLEGSALNFGKGEHPNHALRYEIAEEHLNVVKGLWDSWEDDAFIGDKENGVFFDPSKLHTLNHKGDHFSVQGPLNVARSKQGHPVVFQAGSSESGKDLAARSADAVYTGHETLEEAKAFYSDVKARAVAYGRKAEDILIFPGIGPIVGRTEEEAERKYQEIAELVSIDQALNYLGRYFDHYDFSQFPLDEPFPEIGDLGSNSFRSTTDKIKQQAREQGLTLRQVALLASTPRTSFIGTPDQIADQIQEWFEGEAADGFNIRTVVPNGLADFVDLVVPVLQERGLFRTEYEHETLRGNLGLEIPRNRYTLETVK; translated from the coding sequence ATGTCACAACGACGATTGAGATTGGGAGCAAACTTGAATGGAGTTGGAAATAGCATTTCTTTTTGGCGACACCCGGATATTCCGATCAATGCCAGCGTCAATCTGGATTTCTATAAAAAGCAGGCGATTAAGGCGGAGGAAGGGAAGTTCGATCTTCTCTTTATTGCGGACGGTCTCTTTATTAATGAAAAATCCAATCCGCATTTCCTGAATCGTTTTGAACCGTTAACCCTGCTCTCCGTTCTCGCGGGAGCAACTTCACACATCGGGTTGGTTGCGACGTTGTCCACCTCATATAGTGAACCGTTCACAGTGGCAAGACAATTTGCTTCCCTGGACCATATTAGTGGAGGACGAGCCGGATGGAACGTAGTTACTTCACCCCTGGAAGGATCGGCACTGAATTTTGGCAAAGGCGAACATCCGAACCACGCGCTGCGTTACGAAATTGCAGAAGAACATCTGAATGTGGTCAAAGGTCTGTGGGATTCCTGGGAGGATGACGCGTTTATCGGGGATAAAGAGAACGGTGTTTTCTTCGACCCATCCAAGCTGCATACGCTGAACCACAAGGGAGATCACTTCTCTGTTCAGGGGCCGCTCAATGTGGCGCGCTCGAAACAGGGACATCCGGTCGTTTTCCAGGCAGGTTCTTCCGAATCCGGTAAGGACCTTGCGGCTCGATCGGCTGATGCTGTATACACGGGGCATGAGACGTTGGAGGAAGCTAAAGCGTTCTATTCGGATGTGAAGGCAAGAGCGGTGGCATATGGGCGTAAGGCAGAAGATATCTTGATTTTCCCTGGCATCGGTCCCATTGTTGGCAGAACGGAGGAAGAAGCCGAGCGCAAGTATCAGGAGATCGCAGAGCTGGTCAGTATTGACCAGGCACTGAATTATTTGGGACGTTACTTCGATCACTATGACTTCTCCCAATTTCCATTGGATGAGCCTTTTCCGGAGATTGGTGATTTAGGTAGTAACAGCTTCCGCAGTACAACGGACAAAATCAAGCAGCAGGCACGAGAACAGGGATTAACCCTCCGCCAAGTGGCATTACTTGCATCGACGCCTCGCACATCGTTCATCGGTACACCGGATCAGATTGCAGATCAGATTCAGGAGTGGTTCGAAGGCGAAGCTGCGGATGGTTTCAACATTCGTACAGTTGTGCCGAACGGACTCGCGGACTTCGTGGATCTGGTCGTACCTGTCTTACAAGAGCGCGGCCTGTTCCGTACCGAGTATGAGCATGAGACACTGCGGGGTAATCTGGGTCTTGAGATTCCACGCAATCGATATACATTGGAGACGGTAAAATAA
- a CDS encoding MFS transporter, which translates to MPYWKRNLYILWFGLFFNHMAYTLSVPFFPLFLQNDLGIQSGLEVWSGISISISFLISGLCAPFWGSLADRYGSKLMLIRSGVGLAIAHLANYFVYDPYTFIAVRIFQGLMAGFNPASITLVGTNTPEKHVGYALGVISTSTAAGGILGPLVGGVLSHWIGLRGCFIASGMITLLSAVMVIWVKEARGPRTVVRTHILGDLKKASATPGLMRIYGLILLVSTSVLIIEPVLTLYVVQIGGDVSSATLSAGIVFSAIGVATVIMGPRWGRIGGKIGYEKTLFIGLLGGGIGSLLQLTAYNLIYFGSLRFVYGLFFAAVYPALNALIIKYADRDFRGRAVSLSQTANQFGIVLGPLLGGFLGGWTGIPFVFLLTGIVLLGAAWTVRVSERNQANKPGLGMAAAEAGGNSIKK; encoded by the coding sequence ATGCCGTATTGGAAGCGAAATCTGTATATTCTGTGGTTTGGCCTATTTTTCAATCATATGGCTTACACCTTGTCTGTGCCGTTCTTTCCGCTGTTTCTGCAAAATGATCTCGGTATTCAGAGTGGATTGGAAGTCTGGTCCGGCATTTCGATCTCGATCAGCTTTCTGATCAGCGGACTATGTGCTCCTTTCTGGGGCTCGCTGGCTGACAGATACGGAAGCAAACTGATGCTGATTCGTTCGGGTGTGGGTCTCGCCATTGCTCACCTGGCTAACTATTTCGTATATGATCCTTACACATTTATCGCTGTGCGGATATTTCAGGGACTCATGGCCGGCTTCAATCCTGCGTCCATTACGTTGGTCGGCACCAATACACCGGAGAAGCATGTAGGTTATGCGCTTGGTGTCATCTCCACATCCACGGCTGCCGGAGGAATTCTGGGACCGCTTGTGGGTGGAGTACTAAGCCATTGGATCGGGCTGCGCGGATGCTTTATCGCCTCGGGAATGATTACGCTGCTCTCGGCTGTGATGGTGATCTGGGTAAAAGAAGCCCGCGGTCCCCGCACTGTGGTTCGCACACATATTCTGGGTGATTTGAAAAAAGCTTCCGCCACTCCGGGATTAATGCGGATCTATGGTTTGATTCTGCTCGTTTCCACTTCTGTGCTCATTATCGAACCTGTGCTGACGCTTTATGTGGTCCAGATTGGCGGAGACGTCAGTAGTGCAACACTTAGTGCAGGGATCGTCTTCTCGGCGATCGGTGTGGCAACGGTCATTATGGGGCCGCGCTGGGGAAGGATCGGCGGGAAGATCGGATATGAGAAAACGCTGTTTATCGGTCTGCTGGGCGGCGGCATTGGCAGTTTATTGCAACTGACGGCGTATAACCTCATTTATTTTGGAAGTCTGCGATTTGTCTATGGTCTGTTCTTCGCTGCCGTGTATCCGGCCTTGAATGCGTTAATCATCAAATATGCTGACCGTGATTTCCGAGGAAGGGCTGTCAGTCTGAGTCAGACTGCGAATCAATTCGGTATTGTACTCGGCCCGTTACTTGGCGGTTTTCTGGGCGGATGGACGGGGATTCCTTTTGTTTTTCTCCTAACAGGCATTGTGCTTCTGGGAGCAGCTTGGACAGTCCGGGTAAGCGAAAGGAACCAGGCGAATAAACCGGGATTGGGCATGGCAGCAGCAGAAGCGGGCGGAAACAGCATAAAGAAATGA
- a CDS encoding GNAT family N-acetyltransferase — protein MIQITMRQSKQADQEQLADLRALVLYNDLNRLGRYDDVKVRERFRHTFDPEHTSIIEVEGELVGCVALKPKSEEMLLEHFYIHPDYQGQQIGSQVLNMLLKRDEVRGKRVTLNVLQGSPARRLYERFGFVLDSEDEVDVFMSVQVQ, from the coding sequence ATGATCCAAATCACCATGCGTCAATCCAAGCAGGCAGACCAAGAACAACTTGCTGATTTGCGTGCGTTAGTTTTATACAATGATCTAAACAGGCTGGGAAGGTACGATGATGTGAAGGTTCGTGAACGTTTCCGTCACACATTTGACCCTGAGCATACATCGATTATCGAGGTCGAGGGTGAACTGGTGGGGTGTGTAGCGCTGAAACCCAAATCAGAGGAGATGCTGCTGGAACATTTCTATATCCATCCCGACTATCAGGGTCAGCAAATAGGAAGTCAAGTGCTGAACATGCTGCTGAAACGGGATGAGGTCCGGGGCAAACGTGTTACTTTAAATGTATTGCAGGGCAGTCCGGCTCGGCGTTTGTATGAACGTTTTGGGTTTGTTTTGGACAGTGAAGATGAGGTGGATGTGTTCATGTCCGTTCAAGTGCAGTGA
- a CDS encoding alpha-mannosidase: MFLTENKLQARIHELSELRYRDRLPLNHFLACEDRREEINPVLPGDDNPWKPMRTGESWSGRDLYLWLRTTADFPSSWEDKRIVGLFDFGDTGGGNNSGFESLFYWDGKPFQGVDSNHKEVFFPASAAGSTNELVFRLWSGLEGGGQPRNQTHTFRQAELCWLDDAVDDLVFTGSAILETINILDAHAPERTKLLHALQQSFRLIDWSQPKSDVFYSSVHDARDDLSTRLSAMDKASDVTVTCIGHTHIDVAWLWRLKHTREKCARSFSTVMRLMEMFPEYVFLQTQPQLYEYVKEDYPELYESIKERVAEGRWEAGGGMWLEADCNLTSGESLVRQLLIGTRFLKEEFGTDCRYLWLPDVFGYSWSLPQILKKSGIHTFMTTKISWNQYNRMPFDTFHWRGIDGSEVLTHFITTPEPWSEPGSWFYTYNGKIIPKTVKGIWDAYRDKEMNQDLLLSYGYGDGGGGVNREMLEMRRRLDQLPGLPKVKTGRADDYFEKLQETVEKTDSYIHTWDGELYLEYHRGTYTSQAYNKRMNRKLELAYREAEWLNALQSIVHNDWNLYQAKSLTAGWKIILRNQFHDIIPGSSITEVYEDSRIEYAEAEQIGSQVDTQARTAIAGRGESPYTYTIWNASPWVVTEIVNIPAASGELEMGNWLSDSGEILNAQYQNARWSVEVKDIPSLGYTTIHFQSSTVNDNPEHSPFIHTANGIETPYYLLEWNENGQLTRLYDKESYREVLAKGGRGNVLQVFEDKPLAHEAWDIDIFYQEDMREITKCSSIEVVETGPLQAVIRFAWEYLGSTITQNMTVYTGQRRIDYATEVDWHEQQQLLKVAFPVGIRSTEATYDIQFGNVKRPTHWNTSWDWARFESVGHQWADLSDRGYGVSLLNDSKYGYDIKDNVMRLTLIKSATHPDPHADQGLHSFTYALLPHQGDWLVGGTVQQAWILNAPLRYTRGQSEQPSRSMFTLSGSTAMISAVKKAEDSDRVIVRIHDYSGSMNTLELTSDLRIHAWRECNLMEVPEGELLYDTPVTFTLEPYEIKTFEIDLRA; this comes from the coding sequence ATGTTTCTTACTGAAAACAAACTACAAGCACGTATTCATGAATTATCCGAGCTCCGTTACCGGGATCGTTTGCCTTTAAATCATTTCCTCGCCTGTGAAGACCGCAGGGAAGAGATTAACCCGGTCCTGCCAGGGGACGATAACCCTTGGAAGCCTATGCGTACAGGAGAAAGTTGGTCCGGTCGAGATCTCTATTTGTGGCTGCGTACAACAGCCGATTTCCCTTCCTCCTGGGAAGATAAACGGATTGTCGGACTGTTTGATTTTGGCGATACCGGGGGTGGCAACAATTCCGGCTTTGAATCGCTGTTTTACTGGGATGGCAAGCCGTTTCAAGGCGTGGATTCCAACCACAAGGAAGTGTTCTTTCCAGCCTCTGCTGCAGGAAGCACCAACGAGTTGGTCTTCCGCTTATGGTCCGGTCTGGAAGGAGGCGGTCAGCCCCGCAACCAGACGCATACGTTCAGACAAGCAGAACTGTGTTGGCTGGATGATGCTGTTGATGATCTTGTATTTACAGGGTCGGCGATTCTGGAAACGATCAACATTCTGGATGCCCATGCACCGGAGCGTACAAAGCTGCTTCATGCGCTTCAACAGTCCTTCCGCCTGATTGACTGGTCGCAGCCTAAGTCCGATGTCTTCTATTCCTCTGTGCATGACGCAAGGGATGACTTGAGCACCCGACTAAGTGCGATGGACAAAGCCTCTGATGTGACTGTTACTTGTATCGGCCATACTCATATTGACGTTGCCTGGCTGTGGCGGTTGAAGCATACGCGCGAGAAATGCGCTCGTTCCTTCTCCACCGTTATGCGCCTGATGGAAATGTTCCCGGAGTATGTTTTCCTTCAGACACAGCCCCAATTGTACGAATATGTGAAAGAAGACTACCCGGAACTGTACGAATCCATCAAGGAACGTGTCGCTGAAGGTCGCTGGGAAGCGGGCGGCGGCATGTGGCTGGAGGCTGACTGTAACCTGACCTCGGGCGAATCCCTGGTCCGACAATTGCTGATTGGCACTCGTTTTCTCAAAGAAGAATTCGGGACGGATTGCCGATATCTCTGGTTGCCCGATGTATTCGGCTACAGCTGGTCTCTGCCGCAAATTCTGAAAAAATCCGGCATTCATACGTTCATGACGACCAAAATCAGCTGGAACCAATACAACCGCATGCCATTCGATACATTCCACTGGCGCGGAATTGACGGCTCGGAAGTGCTGACCCACTTCATTACCACACCCGAGCCGTGGTCAGAGCCGGGGTCATGGTTCTATACCTATAACGGCAAAATCATTCCGAAGACGGTCAAGGGCATATGGGATGCCTACCGCGATAAGGAGATGAACCAGGATCTGCTGCTTTCGTACGGATACGGAGACGGCGGAGGCGGAGTTAACCGCGAAATGCTGGAGATGAGACGACGGCTGGATCAACTGCCCGGATTGCCCAAGGTCAAGACAGGACGCGCAGATGATTATTTTGAAAAGCTGCAGGAGACGGTTGAAAAAACCGATTCGTACATCCATACATGGGATGGCGAACTGTATTTGGAGTATCACCGTGGAACGTATACCAGTCAGGCTTACAACAAACGGATGAACCGCAAGCTTGAACTGGCTTACCGCGAAGCGGAATGGCTGAATGCATTGCAAAGTATTGTGCATAATGACTGGAATCTGTATCAAGCGAAGTCTCTGACTGCGGGTTGGAAAATCATTTTGCGCAACCAGTTCCATGACATCATTCCCGGTTCCTCCATCACAGAGGTGTATGAGGATAGCAGAATTGAATATGCAGAAGCTGAGCAGATTGGCAGTCAAGTAGACACGCAGGCTCGGACCGCTATCGCTGGCAGAGGAGAATCTCCTTATACGTACACCATTTGGAACGCTTCCCCATGGGTCGTTACAGAGATCGTAAACATTCCTGCGGCTTCAGGTGAATTGGAAATGGGGAATTGGCTGAGCGATTCCGGTGAGATCCTGAACGCTCAATACCAGAATGCACGTTGGTCTGTCGAGGTGAAGGATATTCCTTCGCTGGGGTATACCACAATTCACTTCCAGAGCAGTACTGTAAACGATAACCCTGAGCATTCGCCATTCATCCACACAGCCAATGGGATCGAGACACCGTACTATCTGCTCGAGTGGAATGAGAATGGGCAGCTGACCCGCCTTTACGATAAAGAGTCATACCGTGAGGTGCTTGCCAAAGGCGGAAGAGGCAACGTTCTTCAGGTGTTCGAGGACAAACCGCTTGCCCACGAGGCCTGGGATATTGATATCTTCTATCAGGAGGATATGCGAGAGATTACGAAATGCTCCAGCATTGAAGTCGTAGAGACCGGACCGCTTCAGGCGGTGATTCGTTTCGCTTGGGAATACCTTGGCTCTACCATTACGCAGAACATGACTGTGTATACCGGGCAGCGACGAATCGATTATGCCACTGAAGTGGATTGGCATGAACAGCAGCAACTGCTGAAGGTTGCCTTCCCTGTTGGTATCCGCTCCACTGAAGCCACCTATGATATTCAGTTTGGCAACGTTAAACGGCCGACACACTGGAACACAAGTTGGGACTGGGCTCGTTTCGAATCCGTTGGCCATCAATGGGCTGATCTGTCCGACAGAGGTTATGGTGTCAGTTTGCTGAATGATTCCAAGTACGGATATGACATTAAAGATAACGTGATGAGGCTGACCCTGATCAAGAGCGCTACACACCCTGATCCACATGCAGATCAAGGACTGCACAGCTTCACGTATGCTCTTCTTCCGCATCAGGGAGATTGGTTGGTTGGTGGAACCGTGCAGCAGGCCTGGATTCTGAATGCCCCGCTCCGATATACACGAGGTCAATCAGAGCAGCCAAGTCGCTCCATGTTCACTTTGTCCGGCAGCACAGCTATGATCTCCGCAGTCAAGAAGGCGGAGGATTCCGATCGTGTCATCGTGCGCATTCATGATTATTCTGGCAGCATGAATACGCTTGAACTGACTAGCGATCTACGGATTCACGCGTGGAGAGAATGCAATCTAATGGAAGTACCTGAAGGCGAACTCCTGTATGATACGCCAGTAACGTTTACACTTGAGCCATATGAAATCAAGACGTTTGAGATTGATCTGAGGGCATAA